The DNA region CGCCCCCACCAGCGTGACCCCAGCCCCCAGGACTGCGAACACCGTGCGGGACGGGATGGGGGTGCGGGCAGGGCGCGGCACTTTTTCGGCAGGCTCATCTTCCGGCCAGACGGGGGCTGGCGGGGCGGCGCCCGGAGGGGCAGCCGGAGGAACATAGGGCTCCGGGTCCGCAGCAGCTTCCGGAGACGGCGGAGCGACGCGGACCCGCGCCCGCGTCTGGGCTTCCAGCGCCTCCAGGCGGTCACGCAACCCCCGCACCTCCCGGCCCAGAGCCGACAGGCGGACCAGCGCGGCGAGGCCCAGCACCAGCAGCGCGAGCAGCAGCAGGGACATGGGCGCAGCGTACCCGACAGCGGGTTGCGACGACCGGCCCCATCCTTGAGCGGGGCCTTCAACGCGAAGGGAGGAACGCGCCCCGCACTGGCGTGCACCGTTCACGCAAGCCCGGTCTGAAATGTGCCTCCGCTTGGACGCCGCCTGCCCGAGCGGCGAGGGTCAGACCGACACCGACACCCCACACGCCTGGAAAACCGCGGCGGCGGCGAGCACGTCCTCGCGTGAGGCGGCGGGGGTGTCGGCCAGGGGATAGTTCAGCCCACGGGCCTCCCACTTGCCGCGTCCGAGCTGGTGGAAGGGCAGGATCTCCACCCGTTCCACACCCTGCAACCCCGCCACGAACCGGGCCAGCCCCGACATGTTCGCGGGGTCGTCGGTCAGCCCCGGCACCAGCACGAAGCGCACCCACATCGGGCGGCCCAACCGCGCCAGCCGCTCGGCGAAGCGCCGCACCGGGTCGACCTCCGCGCCGGTCACCCGGCGGTGGGTGGCCCCGTCCCAGGACTTGATGTCCAGCAGCACGAGGTCGATCTCCTGCAAGTCCTCGTCGCTGAGGCGGTCGCCCAGCGCCCCGTTGGTGTCCAGTGCCGTATGCAGGCCCCGCGCCCGGCACCCGCGCAGCACCTCCATCACGAAGGGCGCCTGCACCAGCGGCTCTCCCCCACTCACCGTGACGCCGCCTCGCCCCGCCCGCATGAAGGGCGCGTAGCGCATCACCTCATTCACCAGTTCGCTTGCCTGAACTGGCTGCCCGTCCTTCAGGTGCCAGGTGTCGGGGTTGTGGCAGTACTG from Deinococcus terrestris includes:
- the pflA gene encoding pyruvate formate-lyase-activating protein, whose protein sequence is MQDLTGYIHSYTTGSAYDGPGLRTVVWTTGCQFRCQYCHNPDTWHLKDGQPVQASELVNEVMRYAPFMRAGRGGVTVSGGEPLVQAPFVMEVLRGCRARGLHTALDTNGALGDRLSDEDLQEIDLVLLDIKSWDGATHRRVTGAEVDPVRRFAERLARLGRPMWVRFVLVPGLTDDPANMSGLARFVAGLQGVERVEILPFHQLGRGKWEARGLNYPLADTPAASREDVLAAAAVFQACGVSVSV